The following coding sequences are from one Musa acuminata AAA Group cultivar baxijiao chromosome BXJ2-4, Cavendish_Baxijiao_AAA, whole genome shotgun sequence window:
- the LOC103981012 gene encoding GDSL esterase/lipase At2g42990-like isoform X2, giving the protein MAFVRHERLLLFLVLFPSLAAPSRVPAVIVFGDSTVDAGNNNFIPTIARANFPPYGRDFPGGRATGRFCNGRLATDFISEALGLPSIVPAYLDPAYGIRDFATGVCFASAATGLDAATSDVLSVIPLRQEMEFFKEYQQKLEAYVGKTKANYIINEAVYIVSIGTNDFIENYYSQVTERSEQFTVEEYEDFLIRHAADFLTELHRLGARKVSFTGLTPFGCLPSERTSNLMNPGECMEEYNTVARDFNAKLQALTTRLCAALPGLKLRLAPFYDLLLHVVQNPSSYEDAAARGR; this is encoded by the exons ATGGCGTTCGTCCGCCACGAACGCCTCCTTCTCTTCCTCGTACTCTTCCCTTCCCTCGCCGCTCCTTCTCGCGTTCCAGCGGTGATCGTCTTCGGCGACTCGACCGTCGACGCCGGCAACAACAACTTCATCCCCACCATCGCCAGGGCCAACTTCCCGCCCTACGGCCGGGACTTCCCCGGCGGCCGCGCCACCGGTCGCTTCTGCAACGGCCGTCTCGCCACCGACTTCATCTCAGAGGCTCTCGGCCTACCGTCGATCGTGCCGGCCTATCTCGACCCGGCCTACGGTATCCGGGACTTCGCCACCGGCGTGTGCTTTGCGTCGGCGGCCACGGGGCTCGACGCCGCCACCTCCGACGTGCTC TCTGTCATCCCCCTACGCCAAGAGATGGAGTTCTTCAAGGAGTACCAGCAGAAACTGGAAGCGTATGTGGGGAAGACGAAGGCCAATTACATCATTAACGAGGCCGTGTACATCGTCAGCATCGGCACCAACGATTTCATCGAGAACTACTACTCGCAGGTGACGGAGCGGAGCGAGCAATTCACGGTGGAAGAGTACGAGGACTTCCTCATCCGCCACGCCGCCGACTTCCTCACGGAGCTCCACCGCCTGGGGGCTCGCAAGGTGTCCTTCACCGGTCTCACCCCCTTCGGGTGCTTGCCGTCGGAAAGGACCTCCAACCTCATGAACCCGGGCGAGTGCATGGAGGAGTACAACACGGTGGCCAGGGACTTCAACGCTAAGCTGCAGGCACTCACGACGAGGCTGTGCGCGGCGTTGCCGGGGCTGAAGCTGAGACTTGCTCCTTTCTATGATCTGTTGCTCCACGTCGTGCAGAACCCGTCCTCATACG AGGATGCTGCGGCACGGGGAAGATAG
- the LOC103981012 gene encoding GDSL esterase/lipase At2g42990-like isoform X1, translating to MAFVRHERLLLFLVLFPSLAAPSRVPAVIVFGDSTVDAGNNNFIPTIARANFPPYGRDFPGGRATGRFCNGRLATDFISEALGLPSIVPAYLDPAYGIRDFATGVCFASAATGLDAATSDVLSVIPLRQEMEFFKEYQQKLEAYVGKTKANYIINEAVYIVSIGTNDFIENYYSQVTERSEQFTVEEYEDFLIRHAADFLTELHRLGARKVSFTGLTPFGCLPSERTSNLMNPGECMEEYNTVARDFNAKLQALTTRLCAALPGLKLRLAPFYDLLLHVVQNPSSYGFEVASRGCCGTGKIEASYLCNQWNPFTCEDADKYAFWDSIHPSERLNRLCANQTLRTSLAEFV from the exons ATGGCGTTCGTCCGCCACGAACGCCTCCTTCTCTTCCTCGTACTCTTCCCTTCCCTCGCCGCTCCTTCTCGCGTTCCAGCGGTGATCGTCTTCGGCGACTCGACCGTCGACGCCGGCAACAACAACTTCATCCCCACCATCGCCAGGGCCAACTTCCCGCCCTACGGCCGGGACTTCCCCGGCGGCCGCGCCACCGGTCGCTTCTGCAACGGCCGTCTCGCCACCGACTTCATCTCAGAGGCTCTCGGCCTACCGTCGATCGTGCCGGCCTATCTCGACCCGGCCTACGGTATCCGGGACTTCGCCACCGGCGTGTGCTTTGCGTCGGCGGCCACGGGGCTCGACGCCGCCACCTCCGACGTGCTC TCTGTCATCCCCCTACGCCAAGAGATGGAGTTCTTCAAGGAGTACCAGCAGAAACTGGAAGCGTATGTGGGGAAGACGAAGGCCAATTACATCATTAACGAGGCCGTGTACATCGTCAGCATCGGCACCAACGATTTCATCGAGAACTACTACTCGCAGGTGACGGAGCGGAGCGAGCAATTCACGGTGGAAGAGTACGAGGACTTCCTCATCCGCCACGCCGCCGACTTCCTCACGGAGCTCCACCGCCTGGGGGCTCGCAAGGTGTCCTTCACCGGTCTCACCCCCTTCGGGTGCTTGCCGTCGGAAAGGACCTCCAACCTCATGAACCCGGGCGAGTGCATGGAGGAGTACAACACGGTGGCCAGGGACTTCAACGCTAAGCTGCAGGCACTCACGACGAGGCTGTGCGCGGCGTTGCCGGGGCTGAAGCTGAGACTTGCTCCTTTCTATGATCTGTTGCTCCACGTCGTGCAGAACCCGTCCTCATACG GATTCGAGGTTGCGAGCAGAGGATGCTGCGGCACGGGGAAGATAGAGGCCAGCTATCTCTGCAACCAATGGAACCCCTTCACCTGCGAAGACGCAGACAAGTACGCCTTCTGGGATTCCATCCATCCCTCTGAGAGATTGAACCGTCTGTGCGCCAACCAGACGCTGAGGACAAGCCTGGCTGAGTTCGTGTGA
- the LOC103981011 gene encoding GDSL esterase/lipase At2g04570: MLIKAETCSATAQKMATPWMHCLLLLVQPLLLLLLLHAPGVAAKVPALVVFGDSSVDTGNNDYLPTVARSNFQPYGRDFNGGVATGRFSNGRLATDFISQDFGLPDTVPAYLDPSFEMKDFSAGVCFASAATGYDNVTSDVLSVLPLWKQLDYFKNYQERLKSFQGEATAQQTISQALYIISLGTNDFLENYYAFSGRSSEYTVDKYEDYLISIARGFVDALYRLGARKVNIAGLPPMGCLPLERVENLDSCNKEHNQVASDFNAKLQTMMAELSQKLPDVKLAYSNLYDPFMDVVTDPTSYGFENAVSGCCATGLFEMGYMCSRRSPFTCTDANKYVFWDAFHPTERMYRIIADRLMNTTLYVYK, translated from the exons ATGCTCATCAAAGCCGAGACTTGCAGTGCCACAGCGCAAAAGATGGCAACGCCCTGGATGCACTGCCTTCTCCTCTTGGTGcaaccgctgctgctgctgctgctgctgcacgcGCCTGGCGTCGCTGCCAAAGTCCCGGCGCTCGTCGTTTTCGGTGACTCCTCCGTCGACACCGGCAACAACGACTACCTCCCGACCGTCGCCAGGAGCAACTTCCAGCCCTATGGTCGCGACTTCAACGGCGGGGTGGCCACCGGCCGCTTCTCCAACGGCCGCCTCGCCACCGACTTCATATCGCAGGACTTCGGCCTCCCCGACACCGTCCCCGCTTACCTTGATCCGTCGTTCGAGATGAAGGATTTCTCCGCGGGCGTCTGCTTCGCCTCCGCCGCGACCGGCTACGACAATGTGACCTCGGACGTGCTC TCCGTCCTGCCACTGTGGAAGCAATTGGACTACTTCAAGAACTACCAAGAGAGGCTGAAGAGCTTCCAAGGGGAAGCCACCGCGCAGCAAACGATAAGCCAGGCTCTGTACATCATTAGCTTGGGAACGAACGACTTCCTCGAGAACTACTACGCCTTCTCCGGGCGGTCGTCGGAGTACACCGTGGACAAGTACGAGGATTACCTCATCAGCATCGCTCGAGGCTTCGTGGACGCCCTTTACCGTCTCGGCGCTCGCAAGGTGAACATCGCCGGCCTTCCTCCCATGGGGTGTTTGCCATTGGAGAGGGTGGAGAATCTGGACTCCTGCAACAAGGAGCACAACCAGGTGGCATCAGATTTCAACGCCAAACTCCAGACTATGATGGCCGAGCTTAGCCAAAAGCTGCCTGACGTCAAATTAGCCTACAGCAATCTGTACGACCCGTTCATGGACGTCGTCACCGACCCCACATCATACG GATTTGAGAACGCGGTGTCGGGTTGCTGCGCGACGGGATTGTTCGAGATGGGCTACATGTGCAGCAGGAGGAGCCCCTTCACCTGCACAGACGCCAACAAGTACGTGTTCTGGGATGCCTTCCACCCGACGGAGAGGATGTACCGTATCATTGCTGATCGCCTCATGAACACCACCTTGTACGTATACAAATGA